One window from the genome of Sandaracinaceae bacterium encodes:
- a CDS encoding energy transducer TonB: MSEARITFDQPVGTANTPAVSRRGRAWVSPDGQRSVVAGLLALITHVLVLWVAGLLPTGAGEGHASLRPEETPSTMTIPLEVIEEAAPAGDAPAAQRVPEPVSPEMAARIATIARVRLAIETTAAEVAARQHAAAPVDLSHLADVRGVVNAGMVAPGGMAARVGAGSNGGAPSGGVQGVAGGPGGGGQGTGRPSLAQPARPSGGQWRCPWPSEAMAADIYAQNVLVRVVVEADGSVVSASALSDPGHGFAAAAEACARRETYSPARDDAGTPVRATTPAIRVNFAR, translated from the coding sequence ATGAGTGAAGCCCGCATCACGTTTGACCAGCCCGTCGGGACAGCCAACACTCCGGCCGTGTCGCGCCGTGGGCGAGCCTGGGTGTCGCCCGATGGGCAGCGAAGCGTGGTGGCTGGGCTGCTCGCGCTGATCACGCACGTGTTGGTGTTGTGGGTGGCCGGCTTGCTCCCCACCGGCGCTGGCGAGGGGCATGCGTCGCTGCGCCCCGAAGAGACGCCCAGCACCATGACCATCCCGCTCGAGGTCATCGAGGAGGCGGCGCCTGCGGGTGACGCCCCTGCGGCGCAGCGTGTGCCCGAGCCAGTCTCGCCTGAAATGGCGGCTCGCATCGCGACCATCGCGCGGGTGCGCCTCGCCATCGAGACCACTGCGGCCGAAGTCGCGGCACGGCAGCATGCCGCTGCTCCGGTGGATCTCTCGCATCTGGCCGACGTCCGTGGCGTGGTGAACGCCGGCATGGTCGCGCCCGGAGGCATGGCAGCGCGGGTGGGTGCTGGCAGCAACGGCGGAGCGCCGAGCGGCGGCGTCCAAGGTGTCGCCGGAGGTCCCGGTGGCGGTGGTCAAGGCACTGGCCGCCCGTCGCTTGCCCAGCCCGCGCGGCCCAGCGGCGGTCAGTGGCGTTGCCCCTGGCCCAGCGAGGCCATGGCAGCCGACATCTACGCGCAGAACGTGCTCGTCCGCGTGGTGGTCGAGGCAGACGGCAGCGTGGTGAGCGCCAGCGCGCTGAGCGACCCAGGCCATGGCTTCGCCGCTGCCGCCGAGGCCTGCGCCCGCCGCGAGACCTACAGCCCCGCGCGCGATGACGCCGGCACACCCGTGCGCGCCACCACGCCGGCCATCCGCGTCAACTTCGCCCGCTGA
- a CDS encoding transcriptional repressor → MERVSKDEVRRRVQASGLRATAPRVAVYQLLLETDRPLSHTEVVTQLASPDWDQATIYRNLLKLVEAELAWVASHVGGVARYEARKADDEPHYHPHFSCRTCGAVECLPEARLAASVDRRWREALADAELQLVGTCPSCRATA, encoded by the coding sequence ATGGAGCGCGTGTCCAAAGACGAGGTGCGGCGCCGCGTGCAGGCCTCTGGTTTGCGTGCCACCGCTCCGCGTGTGGCGGTGTACCAGCTGCTGCTCGAGACGGATCGCCCGCTCTCGCACACCGAGGTGGTGACGCAGCTGGCCAGCCCCGACTGGGATCAGGCCACCATCTACCGCAACCTGCTGAAGCTGGTGGAGGCGGAGCTGGCGTGGGTGGCCAGCCACGTGGGCGGCGTGGCGCGCTACGAGGCGCGCAAGGCCGACGACGAGCCGCACTACCACCCGCACTTCTCGTGCCGCACCTGTGGGGCCGTGGAGTGCCTGCCCGAGGCGCGTTTGGCCGCCAGCGTGGACCGTCGCTGGCGCGAGGCGCTGGCCGATGCCGAGCTGCAGCTCGTGGGCACGTGTCCCAGCTGCCGGGCTACCGCATAG
- the glgA gene encoding glycogen synthase GlgA: MRVLHVLSELYPLIKTGGLADVGGALTLALRERGVDVHVLLPGYPAVMRALGASRVLFTDANFFGGGPARILCGTLVPPNLPACVLDCPGLFTRDGGPYSDERGHEWPDNHRRFAALAWAGSLLSRGLDGGARPDIVHTHDWQAGLLPAYERLRNGPGGPRLVHTIHNLAYAGNFDAHVLHELGLPDRAFTPEGVEFYGRLSFMKAGLVYADRITTVSRTYADEIQTAAFGCGFEGLLSKRRTVLHGIVNGIDEREWDPARDPHLPATFTDEDRSGKAVCKAALQKRMGLTVKPSAPLLGVVARLAWMKGLDLLPEAVLPALTEGAQLVVLGTGEPALETALRALQTAHPGQVSVRVGFDEALAHLIEAGSDALLVPSRVEPCGLTQLYALRYGTLPVVRRTGGLADTVVDATQNNIAAGTATGVVFDDATVLSFAQALLRALALYDEPAKWEAITATGMRQPVGWGPAAAEYQALYEELLASR, from the coding sequence GTGCGCGTCCTCCACGTCCTCTCCGAGCTCTACCCGCTGATCAAGACCGGCGGCCTGGCCGACGTCGGCGGCGCGCTGACCCTCGCGCTGCGTGAGCGCGGCGTGGACGTGCACGTGCTGCTGCCCGGGTATCCCGCGGTGATGCGCGCGCTCGGCGCCAGCCGCGTGCTGTTCACGGACGCCAACTTCTTTGGTGGCGGGCCGGCGCGCATCTTGTGCGGGACGCTCGTGCCGCCCAACTTGCCGGCGTGCGTGCTGGACTGCCCGGGCCTCTTCACGCGCGACGGCGGGCCGTACAGCGACGAGCGCGGGCACGAGTGGCCGGACAACCACCGGCGCTTCGCGGCGCTGGCCTGGGCGGGCAGCCTGCTCTCGCGCGGGCTCGACGGCGGCGCGCGGCCCGACATCGTGCACACGCACGACTGGCAGGCGGGGCTGCTGCCGGCCTACGAGCGCCTGCGCAACGGACCCGGTGGGCCGCGCTTGGTGCACACCATCCACAACCTGGCCTACGCCGGGAACTTCGACGCCCACGTGCTGCACGAGCTGGGGCTGCCCGACCGAGCCTTCACGCCAGAGGGCGTGGAGTTCTACGGGCGCCTCTCGTTCATGAAGGCGGGGCTCGTATACGCCGACCGCATCACCACGGTGAGCCGCACCTACGCCGACGAGATCCAGACAGCCGCCTTTGGCTGCGGCTTCGAGGGCCTGCTCAGCAAGCGCCGCACCGTGCTGCACGGCATCGTGAACGGCATCGACGAGCGCGAGTGGGACCCGGCGCGTGACCCGCACCTGCCGGCCACGTTCACGGACGAAGACCGAAGCGGCAAGGCTGTGTGCAAGGCCGCGCTGCAGAAGCGCATGGGGCTCACGGTGAAGCCCAGCGCGCCGCTGCTGGGAGTAGTGGCGCGGCTCGCGTGGATGAAGGGCCTCGACCTCTTGCCCGAGGCGGTGCTGCCGGCGCTGACCGAGGGCGCGCAGCTGGTGGTGCTGGGCACCGGGGAGCCCGCGCTCGAGACGGCGCTGCGCGCGCTGCAGACCGCGCACCCGGGCCAGGTGTCCGTGCGCGTGGGCTTCGACGAGGCGCTGGCGCACCTGATCGAGGCGGGCTCGGACGCCCTGCTGGTGCCCTCGCGCGTGGAGCCGTGCGGGCTCACTCAGCTGTATGCGCTGCGCTACGGCACGCTGCCCGTGGTGCGGCGCACGGGGGGCCTGGCCGACACGGTGGTGGACGCCACGCAGAACAACATCGCGGCAGGCACCGCCACCGGCGTGGTCTTCGATGACGCCACCGTACTGTCCTTCGCGCAAGCGCTGCTGCGGGCGTTGGCGCTCTACGACGAGCCCGCGAAGTGGGAGGCCATCACGGCCACGGGCATGCGCCAGCCGGTGGGCTGGGGGCCCGCCGCCGCCGAGTACCAGGCGCTGTACGAAGAGCTTTTGGCGAGCCGCTGA